ATCATCCATCCAGAGCACTTGTGTTCTgccctcctgccccagcttcatGAAGATTCAAGGAAACAGGAATTAACATCGTAAGGTCTGTTCTGGGATTCTTTTGGAGCCTAGTTCAGTAGTTAGGTATTTTAggagaatatattaaaaacacatacatactttaATCAAAGGGTAGAGAAAAGCAGTTCAGTAAAGAATAACATTTGCATTTCCAACAAGAGTTGCTTTGGGATTTATAAAAATTGGgtaaaaaatacagtttttttttttaacagttggaAACTTTCCTTGAAACTCAGAAAGGGggcttttaaaattctaaaaacacAGCAATTTACCTGGGCataatggtacacacctttaatccaagcacccaggaaacaaaggcaggtggctctctgtgagtttgaggccagtctggtctacagagtgagactctgtctcaaaaacaagaaaaagccaCCAAAACCATTAGTAACAAAACATAGCAATTTAGCCAAGTGTACAGCTCAGTAGTATTAAGTCCACTCACTTAAttcagtgtttgcctagcatggatGTCTGTGCATCACAGGTGTATATGGTGCCTATGGGggcagaaaagaaattcccttgGAGTttgagtcacagacagttgtgagccacaaggGTATATGTGTACTGTATGCATgaaggcccagagaggccagaaggtggagaCAGACCACCTGTACTTGAGTTTCAGACTTCATGAGTCAGTCACCCAGTAGGTGTTGGAACCCAACCAAAGTCCTCTGCAAAAGAGCAGCCAGCACccttagctgctgagtcatctctccagtcctaattTTCCCTCCCtacatccctcccttccttcccttttttatGACACCATGGTTTCTAGAATTTTTCCAAATCTTTATAAACAGAAACGGTATCATTACATGTATCTTCTGATTGGCCCCTCTCCTAGGCTGGCAACAAATATTACTGCtcctattccttttttttttttttttttgcctttaaatcAAAGAAAGGATCTGCTGTGGGCCAATAAGATAGCTTCTGTATGTCCAAGCCTTCTTGTTCACCTGTGATTGAATTTATTGTAGGGAAAAGTAACAGAAATTGGTTGGATAAAGAAAGAGTTGGTCACAGAACTAATGTGGACTTCTATCCCCAAGCCTTAGCAGCCCAGCCACGGGTCTGCACGGTTCTTTCGCATCAGGAAGTTAATCTTTCGAGCCATTTCCATGTTGTAGATCCTCCGGCATGTTTCATAGCTCTCCCGCTGGCGGCGGCGGCAAGGCTTCTCGTAGTACCGTCGTCGCTTTATGACTTCAGTGAGCCCGTCGGTGGTGAGAATTCTGAATAAAGGCAGGTAGTAAAGTCAGATGCTGTGGGTCATCACTGCTCCTTACCAGTTTCATAGCCCATGGGAAGCCAAGGGCAAAAATAACTTGGGTTCAAAAATTACAGTGGGAAGAGGTAACAACCCAGCTTTCTAGTAAGACCCCGTGAGGTAAATGTAAAAAGCAGCCATAGTTCTTACTCCCGGGGAGCTTACAGTCAAAGAGTTATACCCTCACTTTCGACGCGACGCCCAGGACACACCTGAGGCATATGACAGCTTCAGAGGGAAAGAGGCTCCCTATGCAGCGCTTTCTAATCAAGGGAGCACACGTGAAGCTCGGCgtgtggtgatgcacgcctttgatcccaggactcaggaagcagaggc
Above is a genomic segment from Arvicanthis niloticus isolate mArvNil1 chromosome 4, mArvNil1.pat.X, whole genome shotgun sequence containing:
- the Mrps21 gene encoding small ribosomal subunit protein bS21m isoform X2, with translation MAKHLKFIARTVMVQEGNVEGAYRTLNRILTTDGLTEVIKRRRYYEKPCRRRQRESYETCRRIYNMEMARKINFLMRKNRADPWLGC